The Desulfocurvibacter africanus subsp. africanus DSM 2603 nucleotide sequence CCCAGGGCCAGGTTGTACTCCTCGGTTCCGCGCTCGTCGCAGTAGCCCTTGATGGTCACGCGCGTGTCGGGCATGAGCTTGAGGGCCTGGGCCTTGCGCTGCAGCACTTCGCGTGCCTTGGAATCGAGCTCGTACGAATCGTAGGCGAAGAACACCAGTTCATTGATGTTCTGCTTGGCCTGCTGCTCGGCTTGCAGACGCTCCTGCTCGGTCTGGCCAGTCTGGTCATCCTGCAGTTCGCTTCTACGGTAGGCTTCTTCCTCGGCTGCGCGGCGGGCAGCCTCGTCATCCGTGGGCGTTCCGTCCGTCATTTCGCCCTGGGCCGCGGCGGAAGTCTGGTCGGGCGTGGAGCTGACCTGCTTCTTGGCGCAGCCGAAGCCTGCCAGCAGGGCCAATACGAAAAGCACTACAATCGTCTTGCGGGTCATAACATTCATGGCATTCTCCTTTTTTTGCCAATGCCTGGCATTATCCTCGCCATGTGCGGCATATCTCGAAACGGAAAAGCGATCTTTCCGATTTCGCCTATTGCAAACCTTCTTAAAGCAGATTGCTTTTAAGACGCCCGCTCCGGCGTTGACGGCGCAAGTGAATTGCGCCTACGCCTGCGCGGCGGCAAGCCATGCCGACGCATGGCTTGTAGAGCATTTTCAAAAGCAAAATGCTCTACAAAAAAGCTCGTAACCAACTGAATGTCTGGCATGAACATAATGCAATGAATCTCAGCCGGTATAGTGACCACCGAAATTGCTTGCTATAGTTCTAGCGCTCCCTGGCTGCCTTAGTTCGGTCCACGAGTCCAGGAAGGCGCGCGTGCTTCGCCTGAGCCTGTCTGCAACATGACCGGCTCGTCGCCATGGCGAGTGGTCAGGTAGAGCTTGTAAATCCCGCTGCGGCTGGACGAGAAAGCGATGAAATAACCTTCGGGTCCAAAGGACGGCTCCTCGTCGAATCCGGGGCCAAAAGTCACTTGGCGCTCGAGTCCGGTCCGCAGGTCAATCACGAAGATGCGATGTCCCGCGTCCGTGTCGCGCGAGAAGGCCACGAAATTGCCGTCGGGGCTCATGGTGGGATTGGTGTTGTACTTGCCCTCATAGGTCACGCGCTGGACCTTCCCCGTGGGAATGTCGAGCACGAAGATGTGCGGGTTGCCGAGGCGGCCGGAGACAAAGGCCATCTTGCGGCCGGCGCGATCGAAGCTCGGGGAAACGTCGATGGACCAGCTCTTGGCCAGGGGCGTTCCGGTGGGCTTCCAGTCGCGCCCGAGCAGATAGATGTTCGGCTGTCCCTCGATGTCCAGGGTCACGGCCAGCCGGCCATCGGGCATGTAGGTGGGAGAAATGACCGAGGAGCCAGGCAAATCGACGGTCTGCACCTTGCCGGTGTCCATATCGGCCATGCCGAGCATGTGCTGGGTCTTGGCCACATGGGTGAAGAGCAGGCGCTTGCCGTCCAGGGACCAGGCAGGGCTGGTGTTCACGCCGCCCAGGCTGGTGATCTTGCGGGCATTATAGCCCGTGGGGCCGGCCACCCAGATTTCCTTGCCGGATTGATCCTTACGTACAAAGGCCAAACGCGATTGAAAGAAACCGACTCTGCCGGTCAGGACTTCCATGAGCCGGGAGCAGAAGCTGTCGGCGATATCCGGCATGTGTACGGGCTTGATATCGGCATATTCCTGGCCGAAAAGCATGGTGCCGGTGAAGGTCTCGTAGACACGGAAAGCCACCGAGGCCTTGCCGTCCGCGCCAGGCGTCCAGGCGGAGGTCGTGAGCAGGTCCACGCGGCTGAGCTGAAATCGCTTGAAGTCGATGCCTGGGGCCTTGGGCGCTTCCACCCTGTCGCCGCCGATGACTTCGGTCGAGGCGACCTGGCGCAGGAAGGGCAGGAAG carries:
- the pal gene encoding peptidoglycan-associated lipoprotein Pal; protein product: MNVMTRKTIVVLFVLALLAGFGCAKKQVSSTPDQTSAAAQGEMTDGTPTDDEAARRAAEEEAYRRSELQDDQTGQTEQERLQAEQQAKQNINELVFFAYDSYELDSKAREVLQRKAQALKLMPDTRVTIKGYCDERGTEEYNLALGERRARASFDFLVLMGVNPNRINIVSYGEDNPLDPANSEAAYAKNRRCEFEIG
- a CDS encoding PD40 domain-containing protein, whose product is MPRAIALVLPILALLLAATTAQAQGKLSIDIFGPGQTKTNLMVAQPLPATNGQPLPRMAADMQAQIRDNLRFLPFLRQVASTEVIGGDRVEAPKAPGIDFKRFQLSRVDLLTTSAWTPGADGKASVAFRVYETFTGTMLFGQEYADIKPVHMPDIADSFCSRLMEVLTGRVGFFQSRLAFVRKDQSGKEIWVAGPTGYNARKITSLGGVNTSPAWSLDGKRLLFTHVAKTQHMLGMADMDTGKVQTVDLPGSSVISPTYMPDGRLAVTLDIEGQPNIYLLGRDWKPTGTPLAKSWSIDVSPSFDRAGRKMAFVSGRLGNPHIFVLDIPTGKVQRVTYEGKYNTNPTMSPDGNFVAFSRDTDAGHRIFVIDLRTGLERQVTFGPGFDEEPSFGPEGYFIAFSSSRSGIYKLYLTTRHGDEPVMLQTGSGEARAPSWTRGPN